A DNA window from Geovibrio ferrireducens contains the following coding sequences:
- the accC gene encoding acetyl-CoA carboxylase biotin carboxylase subunit: protein MPDIKKILVANRGEIAIRVFRTCRRLGIKTVAIYTNADRTAPHVRYADEAYCISEADNDTSYLKADKIIEIAKQAGAAIHPGYGFYSENPTFVQRLEEEGIIFIGPSAEHIKLMGSKTGARNAMVEAGVPVVPGTKNAIRDVEEAKKTAREVGYPIMLKAVHGGGGKGMRLVKSEEDFESSFRMASSEAANAFGNGDMYIEKFIIGPHHVEIQVLGDKHGNALHLFERECSIQRRHQKVIEEAPSPFINDATRAKMYDVAVKAVKAIGYYSAGTMEFIVGEDQNFYFLEMNTRLQVEHPITEMITGVDIVTEMIKVAEGKTLTYKQEEIVRNGHAIECRIYAEDPSNNFAPSPGLITVYETPGGPNVRVESGAFAGYEVPLYYDPMIAKVCSFGKTRESAIIAMKRILTEYKVSGIKTSIPFHQRVLKNETFLAGNYDTGFIDSKFDMEDLQRKEQKDPSVALIAAAIKQLLSEKISAQRSVTRRDVGESNWKRFGRLTSLGNRLG, encoded by the coding sequence ATGCCTGATATTAAAAAGATACTTGTCGCCAACAGAGGCGAAATAGCCATAAGGGTTTTCAGAACCTGCCGCAGGCTGGGCATAAAAACCGTTGCCATTTACACCAACGCAGACAGAACAGCCCCCCACGTAAGGTATGCTGACGAGGCTTACTGCATTTCTGAGGCTGATAATGATACCAGTTACCTGAAAGCTGATAAAATAATCGAAATCGCAAAGCAGGCCGGTGCGGCAATTCACCCCGGCTACGGGTTTTACTCTGAGAACCCCACGTTTGTTCAGCGTCTTGAAGAGGAAGGTATAATCTTCATAGGCCCCTCCGCCGAGCACATCAAGCTCATGGGCTCCAAAACCGGCGCAAGAAACGCAATGGTTGAGGCGGGCGTGCCTGTTGTTCCCGGAACCAAGAACGCCATACGCGATGTTGAAGAGGCAAAGAAAACCGCACGCGAAGTCGGTTATCCCATAATGCTGAAAGCCGTTCACGGCGGCGGCGGAAAAGGGATGAGGCTTGTTAAGAGTGAGGAAGACTTCGAGTCATCTTTCCGTATGGCCTCCTCCGAGGCTGCAAACGCCTTCGGCAACGGGGATATGTACATTGAGAAGTTCATCATAGGCCCGCACCATGTTGAGATACAGGTTCTGGGCGATAAGCACGGCAATGCGCTTCACCTCTTTGAGCGTGAATGCTCAATCCAGCGCCGCCACCAGAAGGTCATAGAAGAGGCTCCGTCACCCTTCATAAACGATGCCACAAGGGCGAAGATGTATGATGTTGCGGTGAAGGCTGTTAAGGCTATCGGCTATTACAGCGCAGGAACCATGGAGTTCATCGTCGGTGAGGATCAGAACTTCTATTTCCTTGAAATGAACACAAGGCTTCAGGTTGAGCACCCCATAACGGAGATGATCACAGGGGTCGATATAGTGACCGAAATGATCAAGGTTGCCGAAGGGAAAACCCTCACCTACAAGCAGGAAGAGATAGTCAGGAACGGACACGCTATTGAGTGCAGGATTTACGCAGAAGATCCCAGCAACAACTTTGCTCCCTCACCGGGGCTCATCACCGTGTACGAAACTCCGGGCGGTCCGAACGTAAGGGTGGAAAGCGGAGCCTTCGCTGGCTACGAAGTTCCCCTTTACTATGACCCTATGATAGCTAAAGTGTGCTCCTTCGGCAAAACAAGAGAGAGCGCTATCATAGCCATGAAAAGGATACTCACAGAATACAAGGTATCGGGCATTAAAACATCCATACCGTTCCACCAGCGTGTGCTTAAGAACGAAACTTTCCTTGCGGGCAACTATGACACCGGCTTCATCGATTCTAAGTTCGACATGGAAGATCTTCAGCGTAAAGAACAGAAGGATCCCTCTGTTGCGCTCATCGCTGCTGCTATCAAGCAGCTTCTGAGTGAGAAGATCTCAGCCCAGCGCTCCGTCACCAGAAGGGATGTGGGCGAAAGCAACTGGAAACGCTTCGGAAGGCTGACAAGCCTCGGAAACAGGCTCGGATAA
- a CDS encoding aminopeptidase, translated as MSLEKKLAKLICEYSLSLRKGDILLIRAETVSEPLIKEIYAKTLETGAYPVLRLAFSGQQSVFYKHAEKDQLEFIPQSVWADTHNVTASIYIDATDNTKQLTGADKSKIAAYAKSYAKVREVLMDREQKGEFRWSLCPYPTAAMAQDAEMSLDEYTEFVYRACRLHEDDPVAAWRSVDEYQQKITGLLNGTKELRIVGNKTDITFNVDGRKWINCNGHHNMPDGEVFTSPVEDGVNGSIYFDVPTSYMGVEAGGITLKIEKGKIMEAHAEKGNDFLQSVLETDEGSRFIGEIAFGLNESITKPTKNILFDEKIGRTIHMAVGASYPEAGGKNKSGIHWDMIKAMEDGKAYLDGRLVFENGKFTGM; from the coding sequence ATGAGTCTTGAAAAGAAATTAGCCAAACTTATATGCGAATACAGCCTGTCCTTAAGAAAAGGGGATATACTTCTCATCCGTGCGGAAACGGTGAGTGAGCCTCTTATAAAGGAAATATATGCAAAAACCCTTGAAACCGGAGCTTATCCTGTTCTGCGTCTGGCATTTTCCGGTCAGCAGTCTGTTTTTTACAAACATGCGGAAAAAGACCAGCTTGAGTTCATACCGCAGAGTGTGTGGGCTGATACTCACAATGTAACCGCATCAATATACATCGATGCCACTGACAACACAAAGCAGCTTACTGGGGCTGATAAGTCGAAGATAGCCGCATACGCCAAATCATACGCAAAAGTGCGTGAGGTGCTTATGGACAGGGAACAGAAAGGTGAGTTCCGCTGGTCGCTCTGCCCTTATCCCACCGCAGCGATGGCGCAGGATGCGGAAATGTCTCTGGATGAGTACACTGAGTTTGTTTACCGCGCATGCAGACTGCACGAGGACGACCCGGTAGCCGCGTGGAGATCCGTTGATGAATATCAGCAGAAAATAACAGGCCTCCTCAACGGAACTAAGGAGCTCCGCATAGTGGGAAACAAGACAGACATCACATTCAATGTTGACGGCCGCAAATGGATTAACTGCAACGGACACCACAACATGCCGGACGGAGAGGTTTTCACCAGCCCCGTGGAGGACGGAGTAAACGGTTCCATATACTTTGACGTACCCACATCTTACATGGGTGTGGAAGCGGGCGGAATAACCCTCAAAATTGAAAAAGGCAAAATCATGGAGGCTCACGCCGAAAAAGGGAACGACTTTCTCCAGTCTGTTCTTGAAACAGACGAAGGTTCGCGCTTCATAGGCGAGATAGCCTTCGGTCTTAACGAATCCATCACCAAACCCACAAAAAACATCCTGTTTGATGAAAAAATAGGCCGCACAATCCATATGGCTGTCGGAGCCTCATACCCCGAAGCGGGCGGGAAAAACAAATCCGGCATTCACTGGGACATGATAAAGGCTATGGAAGACGGAAAGGCTTATCTGGACGGAAGGCTTGTTTTTGAAAACGGAAAATTTACGGGTATGTAA
- a CDS encoding radical SAM protein gives MNMPHHTEPLYRPPSEVDSLIFQITEGCSYNKCAFCGMYIDKPFRIKPLDDVLSEINRIPESYSRHVHRVFLADGDGVIYPTAELAVILDALTVKFPSLRRISSYAGPQALMKKSAAEWKLLREKGLRLLYFGLESADNRVLELMNKGMKADKLLPKVQLIKEQGIDFSVMVILGGGGRILSRQHMEETTAWLNAAKPKYVSLLTLFLRRRRDYFDSIEKPRIGDLIDEIRRFVSGINEGAMIFRSNHVSNFVPLEGVLPRDKGKLLARVDETEKFLRTRGMLDKYPDFYEEF, from the coding sequence ATGAACATGCCCCATCATACCGAACCCCTCTACAGGCCGCCCAGCGAGGTGGACTCCCTTATATTTCAGATAACGGAAGGCTGCTCATACAACAAGTGCGCCTTCTGCGGCATGTATATTGATAAGCCTTTCCGCATAAAGCCTTTGGATGATGTTCTCTCAGAGATTAACAGAATACCCGAATCTTACTCCCGCCATGTTCACCGGGTTTTTCTTGCAGACGGTGACGGAGTGATTTACCCCACCGCTGAACTGGCTGTGATTCTGGATGCTCTCACTGTAAAATTCCCTTCCTTACGAAGAATAAGCAGCTACGCAGGCCCGCAGGCTCTGATGAAAAAGAGCGCTGCGGAATGGAAACTTCTCAGGGAGAAAGGGCTCAGGCTTCTTTATTTCGGTCTAGAGAGCGCTGACAACAGAGTGCTGGAACTGATGAATAAAGGGATGAAAGCGGACAAACTTCTCCCTAAGGTTCAGTTAATTAAAGAGCAGGGGATCGATTTTTCGGTCATGGTTATTCTTGGCGGCGGCGGAAGAATACTCAGCCGTCAGCATATGGAAGAAACTACGGCATGGCTGAACGCTGCGAAGCCTAAATATGTGTCGCTCCTGACACTTTTCCTGAGACGCAGACGCGACTATTTTGACAGCATAGAAAAACCGCGCATAGGTGATCTTATTGATGAAATCAGGCGTTTCGTTTCCGGTATTAATGAAGGCGCAATGATTTTCCGCTCCAACCATGTGTCAAACTTTGTACCCCTTGAAGGCGTTCTGCCGAGGGATAAGGGAAAACTTCTTGCAAGAGTTGATGAAACAGAGAAATTCCTCCGTACACGCGGTATGCTTGATAAATACCCTGATTTTTATGAGGAGTTTTAA
- a CDS encoding acyl-CoA carboxylase subunit beta: MKEKIKKFQELNSIAELGGGLDRIKKQHEQGKLSARERIDKLLDKGTFVELDKFVVHRCTNFGMEKSKVFGDGVVTGYGKINGRTVFVFSQDFTVLGGSLSEMFAKKICKIMDKAIELGCPVIGLNDSGGARIHEGVMSLAGYADIFLRNTLSSGVVPQISAIMGPCAGGAVYSPALTDFTFMVKDTSYMFITGPEVVKTVTSEDVTKEQLGGAMTHNSKSGVAHFATENDEDCLLKIRELFSFIPSNNMEEAPIVPTKDDPNRTEISIHDIIPVDANKPYDMHELIQKIVDDGNFFEIQEHFAKNIIIGFCRLNGRTVGIVANQPAIMAGALDIDSSVKAARFVRFCDAFNIPLLTLVDVPGFMPGVAQEYGGIIRHGAKLLYAYCESTVPKVTVITRKAYGGAYDVLSSKHVRGDINYAFPTAEIAVMGPDGAAQILYKKEITSASDPAALQKQKVDEYRETFANPYRAAELGFIDEIILPELTRPKIIQAFELLANKRQSNPPKKHDNLPL, translated from the coding sequence ATGAAAGAGAAAATCAAAAAGTTCCAGGAGCTTAACAGTATTGCAGAACTGGGAGGCGGCCTGGACAGGATCAAGAAACAGCACGAGCAGGGCAAGCTCAGCGCCCGCGAAAGGATCGATAAACTCCTTGATAAAGGTACTTTCGTTGAGCTTGATAAGTTCGTGGTTCACAGATGCACCAACTTCGGCATGGAAAAGAGCAAAGTCTTCGGCGACGGTGTTGTTACAGGTTATGGAAAGATCAACGGAAGAACTGTCTTTGTTTTCTCTCAGGATTTTACTGTTCTCGGTGGTTCTCTTTCCGAAATGTTCGCCAAAAAAATCTGCAAAATCATGGACAAAGCCATCGAACTCGGCTGCCCCGTCATCGGTCTTAACGACTCAGGCGGCGCAAGGATTCACGAAGGTGTTATGTCCCTTGCCGGTTATGCCGACATTTTCCTCAGAAACACCCTTTCCTCAGGTGTTGTTCCCCAGATAAGCGCTATCATGGGGCCCTGCGCAGGCGGCGCGGTTTACTCTCCCGCACTTACGGACTTCACCTTCATGGTTAAGGACACAAGCTACATGTTCATCACCGGTCCTGAGGTTGTTAAAACCGTTACCAGTGAGGATGTGACAAAAGAGCAGCTTGGCGGAGCAATGACCCACAACTCAAAAAGCGGGGTTGCTCACTTCGCCACTGAGAATGATGAGGATTGTCTTCTTAAAATCAGAGAGCTTTTCAGCTTCATCCCCTCCAACAACATGGAGGAAGCACCTATCGTCCCCACTAAGGACGACCCCAACAGAACCGAAATTTCAATTCACGATATAATACCTGTTGATGCCAACAAACCTTACGACATGCATGAACTCATCCAGAAAATTGTGGATGACGGCAACTTCTTTGAAATACAGGAGCATTTTGCGAAAAACATCATCATAGGCTTCTGCCGCCTCAACGGCAGGACAGTGGGCATAGTTGCCAACCAGCCTGCGATTATGGCCGGTGCTCTTGACATCGACTCATCAGTCAAAGCGGCAAGGTTCGTCCGTTTCTGCGATGCTTTCAACATTCCTCTGCTTACCCTTGTGGATGTGCCCGGCTTCATGCCCGGCGTGGCGCAGGAATACGGCGGAATCATCCGCCACGGCGCAAAACTCCTTTACGCTTACTGCGAATCAACTGTGCCGAAAGTTACTGTAATCACCAGAAAGGCTTACGGCGGCGCATATGACGTTCTCAGTTCCAAGCATGTAAGAGGCGATATTAACTATGCCTTCCCCACAGCGGAAATAGCAGTTATGGGGCCGGACGGCGCGGCGCAGATTCTCTATAAAAAAGAGATCACCAGTGCCAGTGACCCCGCCGCCCTGCAGAAACAGAAGGTTGACGAGTACAGGGAAACCTTTGCCAACCCTTACAGGGCTGCGGAACTGGGCTTCATAGATGAAATAATTCTGCCCGAACTGACCAGACCGAAAATAATTCAGGCTTTTGAGCTTCTTGCGAACAAAAGGCAGTCTAACCCGCCCAAGAAGCACGACAATCTGCCGCTTTAA
- a CDS encoding nucleoside phosphorylase-I family protein — MILLFPTVNELYGSLGKITLNEWKYGIPCGEWRGMRVFVTGVSKTNAAFASALIFSEIHPEEAILAGICGAYRQSGLKTGDIVSVVKDWFADEALLIDSEIRLLGEEGFPVCENNFTKFEKIPSLSNAESNTVSLLSSCDLLANIYYNKTNAVVENMEGAPVGLSALRCGVKVMQARSVSNYCGERINQEWDIKSAFRSLASFFQSTF, encoded by the coding sequence ATGATTCTGCTTTTTCCCACGGTGAACGAACTATACGGCTCATTGGGCAAAATCACTCTTAATGAATGGAAATACGGCATTCCATGCGGCGAGTGGCGCGGGATGCGTGTTTTTGTCACAGGGGTGAGCAAAACTAATGCTGCCTTCGCCTCTGCCTTAATTTTCTCTGAAATACATCCCGAAGAGGCTATTCTGGCGGGAATATGCGGCGCCTACAGGCAGAGCGGGCTGAAAACGGGGGATATTGTGAGCGTAGTTAAAGACTGGTTTGCGGATGAGGCATTGTTAATAGACTCTGAAATAAGGCTTCTTGGTGAGGAGGGCTTTCCGGTATGTGAGAATAATTTTACTAAATTTGAAAAAATACCTTCTCTGAGCAATGCCGAATCCAATACTGTGTCACTTCTCAGTTCGTGTGATCTGCTTGCAAATATCTATTATAATAAAACAAATGCAGTAGTGGAGAATATGGAGGGTGCTCCGGTGGGCTTGTCCGCTCTGCGCTGCGGTGTGAAGGTCATGCAGGCAAGAAGTGTTTCAAACTATTGCGGTGAAAGAATAAATCAGGAATGGGATATTAAGTCCGCTTTCCGTTCTTTAGCTTCCTTTTTTCAAAGTACATTCTAA
- the metF gene encoding methylenetetrahydrofolate reductase [NAD(P)H]: protein MKIIDIINSKRTISFEFFPPKKEEAESVLFDTISQLKKYNPDFVSVTYGAGGSTTEKTVEWIRRTRVDYGLEVMMHLTCIAATGEVIQSVTSELNSIGVKNILALRGDVPQDMNPDEISKEFEYASDLVKFLKKSGDYSVGVACYPEGHVQTRNLDKELEHLKLKQDLGADFAITQLFFVNDYFYRFIEKCEKAGITIPVIAGVMPITNISQVIRFTQMCGVEVPSSIVSAMEGKSDEDMFSLGVDYAVKQCECLWKNGVRGIHFYTLNRSGATEEVLKRLF from the coding sequence ATGAAAATTATTGATATAATAAATTCAAAACGCACAATATCTTTCGAATTTTTCCCCCCAAAAAAAGAGGAGGCGGAATCAGTTCTTTTTGATACAATTTCTCAGTTAAAAAAATACAACCCCGATTTTGTTTCCGTAACTTACGGTGCAGGGGGGAGCACCACTGAAAAAACTGTGGAATGGATACGCAGAACCCGTGTGGATTACGGTCTTGAGGTTATGATGCACCTCACATGCATAGCCGCAACGGGTGAGGTGATACAGTCTGTCACATCCGAGCTTAACTCAATAGGCGTTAAGAATATTCTGGCTCTCAGGGGCGATGTTCCGCAGGATATGAACCCGGATGAGATAAGCAAGGAGTTCGAGTACGCATCAGATCTGGTTAAATTCCTGAAAAAAAGCGGGGATTATAGCGTCGGCGTGGCATGCTACCCCGAAGGGCATGTGCAGACAAGAAATCTGGATAAGGAGCTGGAACATCTTAAGCTTAAACAGGATCTTGGTGCAGATTTTGCAATAACCCAGCTGTTTTTTGTGAATGACTACTTCTACAGGTTCATCGAAAAGTGTGAAAAGGCAGGGATAACCATCCCGGTAATTGCAGGTGTTATGCCTATCACCAATATATCACAGGTCATCCGTTTTACCCAGATGTGCGGTGTTGAGGTTCCCTCCTCAATTGTCAGTGCTATGGAGGGGAAAAGCGATGAGGATATGTTCTCCCTAGGTGTGGACTATGCTGTTAAACAGTGCGAATGCCTCTGGAAAAACGGTGTGAGGGGCATCCACTTCTATACCCTAAACCGCTCCGGCGCAACGGAAGAGGTTCTCAAGAGGCTGTTTTAA
- a CDS encoding lytic transglycosylase domain-containing protein — MKLISIYKKILLAFILYVFLLNTCTFLTTLNPKAFLNPFHIKTRTISVYHLVRHVVLVSGVAFREIPRELINEKAEHYSDKYGVDPDLVKIVIDVESKYNKFAISRTGAMGLMQLMPITFGDMGGQDPFDMDTNLEAGIKYLSIQLRRFNNTELALSAYNAGPYTVSSRGNRVPDFGETQRYVKKIMYRYSQVAGQD; from the coding sequence ATGAAGCTTATCTCTATTTATAAAAAAATCCTGCTGGCGTTTATCCTCTATGTCTTCCTGCTGAATACATGCACATTTCTGACCACCCTTAACCCCAAAGCGTTTCTAAACCCTTTTCATATAAAGACAAGAACAATCAGCGTGTATCATCTTGTCCGTCATGTCGTGCTGGTTTCGGGTGTGGCTTTCAGAGAAATACCCAGAGAGCTGATAAACGAAAAAGCTGAACATTATTCCGATAAATACGGGGTAGACCCTGACCTTGTTAAAATAGTGATCGATGTGGAATCAAAGTACAATAAGTTTGCAATATCCAGAACCGGAGCTATGGGGCTTATGCAGCTTATGCCTATAACCTTCGGCGATATGGGCGGGCAGGATCCGTTTGATATGGACACAAACCTTGAAGCGGGGATAAAGTACCTCTCCATCCAGCTAAGAAGGTTCAATAATACAGAACTGGCTCTTTCCGCATACAATGCAGGGCCTTACACTGTTTCATCCAGAGGCAACAGAGTGCCCGATTTCGGGGAGACGCAGCGGTACGTCAAAAAAATAATGTACCGCTACAGTCAGGTTGCAGGGCAGGACTAA
- a CDS encoding iron-containing alcohol dehydrogenase, protein MSYIFSFHSPVEAFFGFGSIEKIKELMAPFRTIGIVSGRTSLDATGMRAFLEAELAGKQLHFFSEVEENPSINTIIRGGTFMRSARCEAVIAVGGGSPLDAAKSIAVFAANNDSFYELLAKKDMPNKPLPVLAVPTTCGTGSEMNAYSIITDAEKTDKINFTKPCMFPKWAVLDPGLLKTLNERTLLATVFDAFTHSMEGLISLRANPFSDMCAMTSMELILATLSAAEDLKDDRALANFMYASSLAGTVILHTGTTLLHSLGYYLTNNKKIHHGTANAMLIPCFMEMLREKGVQKFGVIPSLFEKHGFDLDFWLERLGAESLSSVLSMEEKSVMAAYALGKPNMKSTPFEADADYVVRKLV, encoded by the coding sequence ATGAGCTATATATTTTCGTTCCACAGCCCTGTGGAGGCTTTTTTCGGCTTCGGCAGCATAGAAAAAATCAAAGAACTGATGGCGCCATTCAGAACCATAGGCATAGTTTCAGGGCGGACTTCCCTTGATGCCACAGGGATGAGGGCGTTTCTTGAGGCTGAGCTTGCGGGTAAGCAGCTTCACTTTTTTTCAGAGGTGGAGGAAAACCCGTCCATAAATACGATAATACGCGGCGGCACATTCATGCGCAGCGCCAGATGCGAGGCTGTGATAGCAGTGGGGGGCGGAAGCCCTCTGGATGCTGCGAAGTCGATAGCGGTGTTTGCTGCAAATAACGACAGCTTCTATGAGCTTCTGGCAAAAAAAGATATGCCCAACAAACCCTTGCCCGTGCTTGCCGTACCCACCACATGCGGCACAGGCAGTGAGATGAACGCTTATTCCATCATTACCGATGCCGAGAAGACCGATAAAATAAATTTCACCAAGCCATGCATGTTCCCAAAATGGGCTGTGCTTGATCCCGGACTGCTGAAAACCCTGAATGAGCGCACACTCCTTGCCACTGTGTTTGATGCGTTCACACACTCAATGGAGGGGCTTATCTCCCTCCGTGCAAACCCTTTCAGCGATATGTGCGCCATGACTTCAATGGAGCTCATTCTGGCAACTCTTTCGGCGGCGGAAGATCTCAAGGACGACCGTGCGCTGGCTAATTTTATGTATGCTTCGTCCCTTGCGGGCACTGTGATTCTGCATACGGGAACCACCCTCCTGCACAGTCTGGGTTATTACCTGACAAACAATAAGAAAATCCATCACGGTACAGCAAACGCAATGCTGATTCCGTGTTTTATGGAAATGCTCCGTGAAAAAGGCGTGCAGAAGTTCGGTGTTATTCCGTCACTGTTTGAGAAGCATGGCTTTGATCTGGATTTCTGGCTGGAAAGGCTTGGTGCTGAGTCTCTCAGCAGCGTTCTCAGTATGGAGGAAAAGTCTGTGATGGCCGCTTATGCTTTGGGTAAACCGAATATGAAGTCCACCCCGTTTGAGGCGGATGCTGACTATGTGGTGAGGAAACTGGTTTAG
- a CDS encoding radical SAM protein — translation MYDIPSLLFADRQGNIYDHPSLKMAVRSENYNFVPYETELIELPESSRLYFMPNTHPIAYNQDTANMETFSGGMAVSAFLAPGFLRLFLPAYKKLDTEILPLYAYTAVGWMNGKFVVPAIKIDDDSKWNPCLYDYSDAFKPKVQAYLGKYPENRLYRQLAKCALEYHCTAAKNVFMGRWECPIPTAPSCNSRCLGCISKQPAECCPSPQSRIEFVPSPKEIIEVALNHYETAEEPIISFGQGCEGDPITEAETIAKAVSVIKKKAPNMTINFNSNCSSPEKLKLLLDAGVDSIRVSMNSANHTTYEMYYSPVNYDFGDVLKSIELANKYKVYVSLNLLTIPGVNDREGELNTLLDFLGAYNIDLIQLRNLNIDPDFLFSKMKFKTEEILGLKNMLKLIKRKNKNVRFGYFNRTKENFFKDFGFPDLKRR, via the coding sequence ATGTACGATATACCAAGTCTGCTGTTTGCGGACAGACAGGGCAATATATATGACCACCCCAGCCTGAAAATGGCTGTGAGAAGCGAAAATTATAACTTTGTTCCGTATGAGACGGAGCTTATTGAACTCCCCGAATCCTCCAGACTGTATTTCATGCCGAACACCCACCCCATAGCCTATAATCAGGACACGGCAAATATGGAAACGTTCTCCGGCGGCATGGCTGTCAGCGCATTTCTGGCTCCGGGGTTTCTGCGCCTGTTCCTTCCGGCATATAAAAAGCTGGATACGGAAATCCTTCCCCTTTACGCATACACTGCGGTGGGTTGGATGAACGGCAAGTTTGTTGTTCCTGCCATTAAGATAGACGATGATTCAAAGTGGAACCCGTGTCTTTATGACTACTCGGACGCTTTCAAGCCGAAAGTTCAGGCATACCTCGGCAAATACCCGGAAAACAGGCTGTACAGACAGCTCGCCAAATGCGCACTGGAATACCACTGCACAGCGGCAAAAAATGTTTTCATGGGCAGATGGGAATGCCCCATCCCCACTGCGCCCTCATGCAACAGCAGGTGTCTGGGCTGCATATCCAAACAGCCTGCGGAGTGCTGCCCCTCCCCTCAGTCCCGCATTGAATTTGTCCCCTCCCCCAAGGAGATAATAGAAGTGGCGCTGAACCATTATGAAACAGCGGAAGAGCCGATAATCAGCTTCGGTCAGGGCTGCGAGGGCGACCCCATAACAGAGGCCGAAACCATAGCAAAGGCTGTTTCCGTCATTAAGAAAAAAGCGCCGAACATGACCATTAACTTCAACTCAAACTGCTCAAGCCCTGAAAAGCTCAAGCTCCTTCTGGACGCAGGGGTTGACAGTATAAGAGTGAGCATGAACTCCGCCAACCATACAACATATGAAATGTACTACTCACCAGTGAACTACGATTTCGGTGATGTGCTGAAAAGTATCGAACTGGCAAATAAATATAAGGTTTACGTTTCCCTCAACCTTCTCACCATCCCCGGCGTGAATGACCGTGAAGGTGAGCTGAATACGCTCCTTGACTTTCTCGGAGCTTACAATATTGACCTTATCCAGCTTCGGAACCTTAATATTGACCCGGATTTTCTCTTCTCAAAAATGAAGTTTAAAACAGAGGAAATTCTCGGACTCAAAAACATGCTAAAATTAATTAAGCGTAAAAACAAAAATGTCAGGTTCGGTTATTTCAACCGCACGAAGGAAAACTTTTTTAAAGACTTCGGATTCCCTGACCTTAAAAGGAGATAA
- the eno gene encoding phosphopyruvate hydratase has protein sequence MTDIIEVYAREILDSRGNPTVEVEVVTSGGFLGRAAVPSGASTGEHEAVELRDGDKSRYLGKGVLKAVQNVNEIISDELEGIDVLEQKLIDEILIDLDGTDNKSKLGANAILGVSLACAKAAADASSLPLYKYIGGAFAHTLPTPMMNIINGGQHADNNVDIQEFMIMPVGAETFRDALRMGTETFHALKKVLHEKKYNTAVGDEGGFAPDLKSNEEAIEVILRAIESAGYKPGEDICLALDAAASEFYKDGKYFMAAEKNPEKSADDMVEYYSYLCGKYPIISIEDGLYENDWDGWKKLTDALGSKIQLVGDDLFVTNVKRLQEGIRKGVANSVLVKLNQIGTLTETLHTIETAKTAGYTNIISHRSGETEDTTIADLAVAVNAGQIKTGSASRTDRIAKYNQLLRIEEELVDQGVYKGLGSFYNLKRR, from the coding sequence ATGACAGATATTATTGAGGTTTATGCACGGGAAATCCTTGATTCCAGAGGCAATCCCACGGTCGAGGTAGAGGTTGTTACAAGCGGCGGATTTTTAGGCAGGGCTGCCGTTCCCTCAGGTGCTTCCACAGGCGAGCATGAGGCTGTTGAACTCAGAGACGGCGACAAAAGCAGATACCTCGGCAAGGGTGTTCTGAAAGCCGTTCAGAATGTTAACGAAATTATTTCTGACGAGCTTGAGGGGATAGATGTCCTTGAGCAGAAACTCATAGACGAGATACTCATAGACCTTGACGGAACAGACAATAAATCCAAACTCGGCGCAAACGCCATCCTCGGTGTTTCACTCGCATGCGCGAAGGCCGCTGCGGATGCTTCTTCGCTCCCTCTCTATAAATACATAGGCGGCGCGTTCGCCCACACTCTTCCCACTCCTATGATGAACATCATCAACGGCGGACAGCACGCAGACAACAACGTGGATATTCAGGAATTCATGATCATGCCTGTGGGCGCTGAAACCTTCCGTGACGCTCTCAGGATGGGCACTGAAACTTTCCATGCCCTGAAAAAAGTGCTCCATGAGAAAAAATACAACACGGCGGTGGGTGATGAGGGCGGCTTTGCTCCAGATCTTAAGTCAAACGAGGAAGCCATAGAAGTTATTCTCCGCGCCATAGAAAGCGCAGGCTACAAACCCGGCGAGGACATCTGCCTTGCGCTGGATGCGGCTGCGAGCGAGTTTTATAAAGACGGCAAATACTTCATGGCGGCAGAAAAGAACCCTGAGAAATCTGCTGATGACATGGTTGAGTACTACTCATACCTCTGCGGAAAATACCCGATCATCTCAATAGAGGACGGCCTTTACGAAAACGACTGGGACGGATGGAAAAAACTCACTGACGCTCTGGGAAGCAAAATCCAGCTTGTGGGGGATGATCTGTTTGTTACCAACGTTAAGCGTCTTCAGGAAGGAATCAGAAAAGGGGTTGCAAACTCTGTTCTCGTTAAGCTGAATCAGATAGGTACGCTTACAGAAACCCTTCATACAATTGAAACAGCCAAAACAGCGGGCTATACAAACATTATCTCTCACCGCTCCGGCGAAACTGAGGATACGACGATAGCCGACCTCGCAGTTGCTGTAAACGCAGGCCAGATCAAAACCGGCTCTGCCTCCAGAACCGACCGCATCGCCAAATACAACCAGCTCCTCCGAATCGAGGAAGAACTCGTTGATCAAGGGGTGTATAAAGGGCTCGGCTCTTTTTATAACCTCAAAAGGAGATAG